A single region of the Myripristis murdjan chromosome 3, fMyrMur1.1, whole genome shotgun sequence genome encodes:
- the slc22a31 gene encoding putative solute carrier family 22 member 31 encodes MASRSGEPSVSSNFGLNMDYETKIYPHVGGYGRYNRFVVIFSWFPNFAVILNLFCDIFYTLIPESYHCKPDPQLLPSAFLLSNFTRQGYLNFSIPWVNGTGLSHCELFKYPTNLSDFSENVPKERVSCTRGWEYTHAAGLQSNYVTEWNLVCSDYWKIPLQHICFMTGWILGYILLGTLCDWLGRRRGFLLSISLSSLLGVAVCVSNSAVVFLLLRLSQGAMLAGVFLSSYIARLELCDPPHRLMVAMVSGFFAVCAELLLPGIAVLCRDWPILQAVATLPLLLLLSYWCCAPVFPESPRWLLATAQISQAKKSFQVFATRNNVCMQDELYPGETLLSEIDVAYGEDCQPTYHSVLELRQTRVIWRNCLILSFTLFIGTGIQYCFTRNLHSYSTNFYFSYFLRVLTGALACIFLCVSVNHFGRRGILLLSAIITGLSSLLLLALTQYLRGGLVLVLSVVGLLSSQALAMLSAFFASEVMPTVVRGGCLGLVLAAGCVGMAASSLMELQNNGGYFLHHVIFASFAVLSVLCIMLLPESKRKPLPDSLKDGESQRRPPLFLSRGDRDNLPLLCTRPRVSEYNPDNYSRLVSATRRMLTKDNLPYKIAVPDHPPLLSASTGLNGALGQENGVLRDEIS; translated from the exons ATGGCCAGCCGCAGCGGCGAGCCATCTGTTTCATCAAACTTTGGTCTTAACATGGACTATGAGACGAAGATATACCCTCACGTTGGCGGATACGGACGTTACAACCGCTTCGTGGTCATATTCAGCTGGTTCCCCAACTTTGCGGTCATTCTGAACCTGTTTTGCGACATTTTTTACACTCTCATCCCGGAGTCGTACCACTGCAAACCCGACCCGCAGCTTCTGCCCTCCGCTTTCCTCCTCAGCAACTTCACCAGACAAGGATACCTCAACTTCTCCATTCCCTGGGTGAACGGCACCGGCTTGAGTCACTGTGAACTTTTTAAGTACCCTACAAACTTGTCGGATTTCTCTGAAAACGTCCCAAAGGAGAGGGTGTCCTGCACCAGAGGCTGGGAGTACACTCATGCCGCGGGGCTCCAGAGCAACTATGTCACCGAG TGGAACCTGGTTTGCAGTGACTACTGGAAGATCCCTCTGCAGCATATCTGCTTCATGACAGGGTGGATTCTGGGATACATCCTCCTGGGGACATTGTGCGACTG gttGGGTCGCCGGCGAGGTTTCCTCCTCTCTATCAGCCTGTCCAGCCTGTTAGgagtggcggtgtgtgtgtccaacagtGCGgtggtgtttctgctgctgcgtCTCTCTCAAGGCGCCATGCTGGCTGGGGTTTTTCTGTCCTCGTACATTGCCA GGTTGGAGCTCTGCGACCCTCCCCATCGGCTCATGGTTGCCATGGTCAGCGGCTTCTTCGCGgtgtgtgcagagctgctgttgcCTGGCATCGCTGTCCTGTGCCGTGATTGGCCCATTCTCCAGGCCGTGGCCACGCTGCCTCTGCTCCTGCTTCTTTCCTATTGGTG CTGTGCACCAGTGTTTCCTGAATCTCCTCGCTGGCTGCTGGCCACAGCCCAGATCTCCCAGGCAAAGAAGAGCTTCCAGGTATTCGCCACAAGGAACAACGTGTGTATGCAGGATGAGTTGTACCCTGGTGAAACACTGCTGTCAg AGATTGATGTAGCATATGGAGAGGACTGCCAGCCAACATACCATTCAGTCCTGGAGCTGCGTCAGACTCGTGTCATCTGGAGGAACTGCCTCATCCTCAGCTTCACCCT aTTCATCGGAACAGGGATCCAGTATTGTTTCACCAGAAACCTACACAGCTACTCCACCAACTTCTATTTCAGCTACTTTCTGCGGGTGTTAACCGGAGCACTCGCCTGcatcttcctctgtgtgtctgtcaatCACTTTGGTCGCCGTGGTATTCTGTTGTTGTCCGCCATCATCACTGGACTGtcatcgctgctgctgctggccctcACTCAGT acCTGCGTGGAGGCCTGGTCCTGGTGCTGTCCGTTGTGGGTCTGCTGTCCTCCCAGGCCCTCGCCATGCTCAGTGCCTTCTTTGCCAGCGAGGTCATGCCCACTGTAGTTAG AGGTGGGTGTCTGGGTCTGGTGCTGGCAGCGGGCTGTGTCGGCATGGCCGCCTCCTCTCTGATGGAGCTCCAGAACAACGGCGGGTACTTCCTCCACCACGTCATCTTTGCCTCCTTCGCCGTGCTTTCTGTGCTCTGCATCATGCTCCTGCCTGAGAGTAAGCGCAAACCCCTCCCAGACTCCCTGAAGGACGGCGAGAGCCAAAGGCGCCCGCCTCTCTTCTTGTCTCGGGGTGACAGGGACAACCTGCCTTTACTGTGCACGAGGCCTCGCGTCTCAGAGTACAACCCTGACAACTATTCCCGCTTGGTCTCTGCCACCAGGAGGATGTTGACTAAAGATAATTTGCCTTATAAGATCGCCGTGCCAGACCACCCTCCTCTGCTGTCAGCGAGCACAGGTCTAAACGGAGCACTAGGACAAGAGAACGGGGTACTGAGGGACGAAATATCTTAA